Proteins from a single region of Flavobacterium sp. YJ01:
- a CDS encoding TonB-dependent receptor: MSTQKKLFSSLFLLITFFSFSQQNQGFTVSGQVVENSGQTIPYATIIIEKTGLSVISDENGNYNFKNVPTGKHTLKISAIGFAVYKKQIEISGNLNIPVKMETESQELESVTVLGRTQTEKVNKQAYSVTAIDAKKLHNSTLDLSHALDRVSGVRNRESGGVGSRSELSINGFAGNQIKVFIDGVPMDNFGSSFQMNNIPVNLADRVEVYKGVVPIWLGGDALGGAINIVTSSKPRTYIDASYSFGSFNTHRSSLNAGYTAKSGFTTEINAFQNYSDNNYWVNVDVADLNTGAYFPNQRVRRFHDKYRNETVIFNIGVTGKKYADKLMIGFTGGENQADIQTGARMVSVFGKIYRKGSIVMPTIKYQVKDLFTKGLNVNVTGNYNFGYEQNIDTVFRRYNWFGDYKEYAGTGGERSRTLRKFYNNNGVATANATYTLNERHSFMLNNTFNTFDRKESDELVPESLVYKQPKKTQKNVLGLGYKLDFNTKWSTSVFIKDYSLKTTYSRSYNPSGNAGDIAYQKYVDNTSTTGYGGATSYYLKRNLQVKASYEKTYRLPSPEEIFGNVNDNLEGNLSLRPETSNNFNIGASYQTSFNEKNALSFDVNLLHRNATDFIRPTLNNNQTMTTNVNQGKVTNYGIDGEIRYSYGNRFTAGVNTTYQNIRNMTEYEPNQNYVSPFYKDRIPNMPFLFGNADATMFFNNLWKKGNNLSVGYNLLYVHTYYLSWPSMGSKDSKLEIPQQFSHDLNAVYTMANGKYNIAFECKNFLDNKLYDNFSLQKPSRAFYIKLRYYFSKSNK; encoded by the coding sequence ATGTCAACTCAAAAAAAATTATTTTCCAGTTTATTTCTTCTTATCACGTTCTTCTCGTTTTCCCAGCAAAATCAAGGTTTTACAGTGTCTGGACAGGTTGTTGAAAATTCTGGTCAAACAATTCCTTACGCAACAATTATTATCGAAAAAACGGGTTTAAGTGTAATTTCAGATGAAAATGGAAATTATAATTTTAAAAATGTACCAACAGGAAAACACACTTTAAAAATTTCTGCGATCGGTTTTGCAGTTTATAAAAAGCAAATCGAAATTTCAGGTAATTTGAATATTCCAGTTAAAATGGAAACCGAATCGCAAGAATTAGAAAGTGTTACCGTTCTCGGAAGAACACAAACTGAGAAAGTAAATAAACAAGCTTACAGCGTAACCGCAATTGATGCTAAAAAACTACATAATTCAACTTTAGATTTATCTCATGCTCTAGATCGTGTTTCTGGAGTTCGTAATAGGGAATCTGGTGGAGTTGGTTCTAGATCAGAACTTTCAATCAATGGATTCGCAGGTAATCAGATTAAAGTTTTTATTGATGGAGTGCCAATGGATAATTTTGGTTCTTCTTTTCAAATGAATAATATTCCAGTCAATCTTGCAGATCGAGTAGAAGTTTACAAAGGAGTTGTGCCAATTTGGTTAGGTGGAGATGCTTTAGGTGGAGCTATCAATATTGTTACAAGCAGTAAGCCTAGAACTTATATCGACGCTTCTTATTCTTTTGGATCATTTAATACGCATCGTTCAAGTCTTAATGCTGGATATACGGCAAAAAGTGGTTTCACAACAGAGATTAATGCTTTTCAGAATTATTCAGATAACAATTATTGGGTAAATGTCGACGTAGCCGATTTGAATACGGGAGCTTATTTTCCAAATCAAAGAGTAAGACGTTTTCATGATAAATACCGCAACGAAACTGTAATTTTTAATATCGGTGTTACTGGAAAAAAATACGCTGATAAATTGATGATTGGTTTTACAGGTGGCGAAAACCAAGCAGATATTCAGACAGGTGCCAGAATGGTGAGTGTATTTGGTAAGATTTATAGAAAAGGAAGCATTGTGATGCCTACAATTAAATATCAAGTAAAAGATTTATTTACAAAAGGCTTAAATGTAAATGTTACCGGAAATTACAATTTTGGATACGAGCAAAATATAGATACAGTTTTTAGAAGATATAACTGGTTTGGCGATTATAAAGAATATGCTGGAACAGGAGGAGAGAGAAGCCGTACTTTACGTAAATTCTACAACAACAATGGAGTGGCAACTGCCAATGCGACTTATACATTAAACGAAAGACACTCTTTCATGCTTAATAACACGTTCAATACCTTTGACCGTAAAGAAAGTGATGAGTTGGTTCCAGAATCTTTGGTTTATAAACAGCCTAAGAAAACACAGAAAAATGTTTTAGGATTAGGATATAAATTAGATTTCAACACAAAGTGGAGTACTTCTGTATTTATTAAAGATTACTCGTTAAAAACTACTTATTCAAGAAGTTATAATCCTTCTGGAAATGCTGGTGATATTGCTTATCAAAAATATGTTGATAATACTTCTACAACAGGATATGGTGGTGCAACAAGCTACTATTTAAAACGTAATCTTCAGGTAAAAGCGTCTTATGAAAAAACATACAGACTTCCGAGTCCAGAAGAAATCTTCGGAAATGTAAACGATAATTTAGAAGGAAATCTTTCTTTAAGACCTGAAACAAGTAACAATTTTAATATTGGAGCAAGTTATCAGACCAGTTTTAACGAAAAAAATGCATTATCGTTTGATGTCAATCTTTTACATAGAAATGCAACAGATTTCATTCGTCCGACTTTAAATAATAATCAAACCATGACTACCAATGTCAACCAAGGAAAAGTGACAAATTATGGTATTGATGGAGAAATTAGATATTCTTACGGAAATCGTTTTACAGCTGGTGTTAATACAACGTATCAGAATATTCGAAATATGACCGAATATGAGCCAAATCAAAATTATGTATCTCCATTTTATAAAGACAGAATTCCAAACATGCCTTTTCTTTTTGGAAATGCCGATGCCACAATGTTCTTTAATAACTTATGGAAAAAAGGAAACAATTTATCAGTTGGTTATAACCTGCTTTATGTTCATACCTACTATTTATCATGGCCAAGTATGGGAAGCAAAGACAGCAAATTGGAAATCCCTCAGCAGTTTAGCCACGATTTAAATGCTGTTTACACGATGGCAAACGGAAAATACAACATTGCTTTTGAGTGTAAAAATTTCTTAGATAATAAGCTTTACGACAATTTCTCTTTGCAAAAACCAAGTAGAGCTTTTTATATCAAATTGAGATATTATTTCAGTAAATCAAATAAATAA
- a CDS encoding DUF4374 domain-containing protein, with product MKKSTTLALLSAVLAFTAFSCSSDSDNSGGESGGGSDTGKTKYIITATTGAAGIADYLLTADDVSTGSITTTGNGLEQDGTYRYYITAQNNFFSLLYGQGNPGAVTTYNLNAEGKLVKKSDFQAETVHVFAAVNKDILTIKVPRSGASIASMYKIDAEKSLITGEAQQDTKVLAKNGERAFFTWATQVGDKVYMPYMSIKGDGVDNFGTVNPDSTWVAVYNYPELKLEKVIKDNRTSYLGAYFTNGLFQDENGDAYGFSGAIATSNAVLTSTKPSAVVRIKKGTTEFDKTYFFNVQEKSGGYKISSTSYISKGKFLLLMYGNVGKNNGAVKMAIADVYNQTFTWVTNAPATLTSVTSRYNITSEDGSSAIVGINTPDGNWIYSINGTTAVATKGMKVEGGQITAIQKLKY from the coding sequence ATGAAAAAAAGTACCACATTAGCGTTATTATCAGCTGTTTTAGCTTTTACAGCTTTTTCTTGCAGCAGTGATTCTGATAATTCAGGAGGAGAATCTGGCGGAGGATCTGATACAGGAAAAACTAAATATATAATTACTGCAACTACAGGAGCTGCAGGAATTGCAGATTATTTATTGACTGCAGACGATGTTTCTACAGGTTCTATCACAACAACTGGAAATGGTTTAGAGCAAGACGGAACATACCGTTACTACATTACGGCACAAAATAACTTCTTCAGTTTGCTTTACGGACAAGGAAACCCTGGAGCTGTAACAACTTATAACTTAAATGCAGAAGGAAAACTAGTTAAAAAATCTGATTTTCAAGCAGAAACAGTACACGTATTTGCTGCTGTAAACAAAGATATCTTAACAATTAAAGTTCCAAGAAGTGGCGCTTCTATCGCTTCAATGTACAAGATTGATGCTGAAAAATCGCTTATTACTGGTGAAGCGCAACAAGACACTAAAGTATTGGCTAAAAACGGAGAAAGAGCTTTCTTTACTTGGGCAACTCAAGTTGGAGACAAAGTGTATATGCCTTACATGAGTATTAAAGGAGATGGAGTTGATAACTTCGGAACTGTAAATCCAGATAGTACTTGGGTTGCGGTTTACAACTATCCAGAACTTAAATTAGAAAAAGTAATCAAAGATAACCGTACAAGTTATTTAGGAGCTTATTTTACAAACGGATTATTCCAAGATGAAAATGGAGATGCTTACGGTTTCTCTGGAGCTATCGCGACAAGTAATGCAGTTTTAACTTCTACAAAACCTTCAGCGGTTGTTAGAATTAAAAAAGGAACAACAGAATTTGATAAAACGTATTTCTTCAATGTTCAAGAAAAATCGGGTGGCTACAAAATCTCTTCTACAAGCTACATTTCAAAAGGTAAATTCTTATTGTTAATGTACGGAAATGTTGGAAAAAACAATGGTGCAGTTAAAATGGCTATCGCAGATGTTTACAACCAAACATTTACTTGGGTAACAAATGCTCCAGCAACTTTAACTTCTGTAACTAGCCGTTACAACATCACTTCAGAAGATGGAAGCTCTGCAATTGTAGGTATCAATACTCCTGACGGAAACTGGATTTACTCTATCAACGGTACAACTGCTGTTGCTACAAAAGGTATGAAAGTGGAAGGCGGACAAATTACTGCAATTCAGAAATTAAAATACTAA
- a CDS encoding PepSY-associated TM helix domain-containing protein encodes MFSFLKSKPTPNNKKKSKKSLFKRVMAWLHLWLGLASGIIVVIVSLTGCIYVFEHEIKDFIEDWRFVKPQEKAFLLPSQLVSIADKKMKDKKATSVTFGEKDEAAIVGYFVEKKEDGERGGRGEKGENKKAEHKRGERKKDFAKNEGEKAKSDLKTQGKPREKEKGKGKDEKRKGGRRSGTFISVYMNPYTGEILNVKTFSRGDSPDFFRWILNGHRALWLPYDIGRPIVGVAVLIFVVLLISGIVLWWPTKWIKSIIDKSFKIKWDASFKRVNYDMHNVFGFYSCIFLFFIAVTGLVWSFGWWSKSLYWVTSGGKPLTENRESPKSDTTNVVAFNITTADKVLLKLRKENPQASGILVNIPGKPSDPIGAFVYKQKNTYYNMDRYSYDQQSLKEISIKTPFSGKYVEANIPDKIRRMNYDIHVGSVLGLTGKIIAFFASLISATLPITGFIIWWGKQKWGKKKPASKPKVAAKAIPVPKLKNTAEQEVTA; translated from the coding sequence ATGTTTTCTTTTTTAAAATCAAAACCAACCCCAAACAATAAGAAAAAAAGTAAAAAATCACTTTTTAAGCGCGTTATGGCTTGGCTGCATTTGTGGCTTGGTTTAGCGTCTGGAATCATTGTAGTTATTGTCAGCCTTACGGGCTGTATTTATGTTTTTGAGCACGAAATAAAAGATTTTATCGAAGACTGGCGTTTTGTAAAACCTCAGGAAAAAGCATTTTTGTTGCCTTCTCAATTGGTTTCAATTGCAGATAAAAAAATGAAAGATAAAAAAGCTACAAGTGTTACTTTCGGAGAAAAAGACGAAGCGGCAATTGTAGGCTATTTTGTAGAGAAAAAAGAAGATGGTGAAAGAGGCGGTCGAGGAGAAAAGGGCGAAAACAAAAAAGCGGAACATAAAAGAGGAGAAAGAAAAAAAGATTTCGCTAAAAATGAAGGCGAAAAAGCAAAATCTGATCTAAAAACTCAAGGTAAACCTAGAGAAAAAGAAAAAGGAAAAGGAAAAGATGAAAAGCGTAAAGGCGGTAGAAGATCTGGAACTTTTATTAGCGTTTATATGAATCCGTACACGGGAGAAATATTAAACGTAAAAACTTTTTCTAGAGGAGATTCGCCAGATTTTTTCAGATGGATATTAAACGGACATCGTGCTTTGTGGCTTCCTTATGATATCGGAAGACCAATTGTAGGTGTTGCTGTTCTAATTTTTGTGGTTTTATTAATTTCGGGTATCGTTTTATGGTGGCCAACAAAATGGATAAAATCAATTATTGATAAAAGTTTTAAAATTAAATGGGATGCCAGCTTTAAACGTGTAAATTATGATATGCATAATGTGTTCGGTTTTTACAGCTGTATATTCTTGTTTTTTATTGCCGTAACTGGTTTAGTTTGGAGTTTTGGATGGTGGAGTAAATCATTATATTGGGTAACTTCTGGCGGAAAACCATTGACAGAAAACCGTGAATCTCCAAAATCAGATACTACAAATGTTGTAGCATTTAATATTACAACTGCCGACAAGGTATTATTAAAATTAAGAAAAGAAAATCCGCAAGCTTCTGGAATTTTAGTTAACATTCCCGGAAAACCTTCGGATCCAATTGGTGCTTTTGTTTACAAGCAAAAAAACACCTATTACAATATGGATCGTTACAGTTACGATCAGCAGTCTTTGAAAGAGATTTCAATTAAAACTCCTTTCTCAGGGAAATATGTAGAGGCAAATATTCCAGACAAAATCAGACGTATGAATTATGATATTCACGTTGGAAGTGTTCTTGGACTAACAGGAAAAATTATTGCATTTTTTGCCAGCTTAATTTCTGCAACTCTTCCTATCACTGGATTTATAATTTGGTGGGGTAAACAGAAATGGGGTAAAAAGAAGCCCGCCTCAAAACCAAAAGTGGCAGCTAAAGCAATTCCTGTTCCTAAATTGAAAAATACAGCAGAACAAGAAGTTACTGCTTAA
- a CDS encoding TonB-dependent receptor — protein sequence MKKIKFAVLLVFLFTSMYNYSQQGPGGNKVKVSGKVLEKVSKQPLEYATISITAPNDTKVIAGGITNPKGEFEVTVAPGTYDIKVEFISFKSTEIKQRSIQGDTNLGIVNLSEDAAQLNEVVVRAEKSTVEIKLDKKVYNVGQDMIVKGGSVSDVLDNVPSVSVDTEGNVSLRGSDNIRILIDGRPSQAINMAEALRQLPADAIDKVEVITNPSARYDAEGGSGIINIVLKKGKNQGFNGTLIASTGLPETYGLSANVNYKTEKLNYFTTAGYNYRTNEGAGKTNSEYLNADGTTKNFLDETRDTKRVRNGFNGRAGVEWTLTPTTFWTNAINYQNNTGDDRDLINYYNYDANRAFTGTSYRLNNADTGSENVEFTSNLIKNFNDKGHKLTADLSISRNTDDSNSTITASPNFNTTLNDQVQKQVLAQVDYVLPLGKGGQFEAGYKGSFGDLNNIYNVSTLDSNGQNVTDPNLSNTLEYKENINALYTQYGFKVNKFSYLFGLRWEDTNIQVNLLDNSDFNTKKYNNLFPSAFVSYEISDQSNFSASYSKRLSRPRGRFMNPAVNYASNINIFQGNPDLDPSLTDKYDIGYIKRWSKVTFNTSAYFENTKDVFSFVRSPTGDVVTPDGEVVTPAPGEVVDGTPVIKSSPINLGREQKFGFEFTFNYTPYKWWKLNSNFNFFNVKTTGENSYTDTQGNVVVQNLDNQANSWFARINSKVTLPYKIDWQLTGMYNGEQKTAQGKNLGQFGMNTAFSKDVMKDKATIAFNISDVFNSRKMRSYTYLDNVNSYSEFQFRKRQFNLSFTYRFNKPKGERDKNMPKNNDGGGEGGEFPG from the coding sequence ATGAAGAAAATCAAATTTGCTGTACTGCTAGTATTCTTGTTTACAAGCATGTACAATTACTCACAACAAGGACCTGGCGGCAACAAAGTAAAAGTCAGCGGAAAAGTTTTAGAAAAAGTAAGCAAACAACCTCTAGAATATGCAACTATTTCTATTACAGCTCCTAATGATACTAAAGTTATTGCAGGCGGTATTACAAATCCAAAAGGAGAATTTGAAGTTACTGTAGCACCTGGAACTTACGATATAAAAGTTGAATTTATCTCTTTTAAATCAACTGAAATTAAACAAAGAAGCATTCAAGGCGACACTAATTTAGGTATTGTTAATTTATCTGAAGATGCTGCCCAACTTAACGAAGTTGTGGTTCGAGCTGAAAAATCGACAGTCGAAATAAAATTAGACAAAAAAGTTTACAACGTTGGTCAAGATATGATTGTAAAAGGCGGAAGCGTTAGCGACGTTTTAGACAATGTTCCTTCTGTTTCTGTTGATACTGAAGGAAATGTTAGTTTAAGAGGAAGCGATAACATTCGTATTTTAATTGACGGAAGACCTTCGCAAGCTATTAATATGGCAGAAGCTTTAAGACAACTTCCTGCTGATGCTATTGATAAAGTAGAAGTTATTACCAATCCATCTGCGCGTTATGATGCTGAAGGAGGTTCTGGAATTATCAATATTGTTCTTAAAAAAGGTAAAAATCAAGGTTTTAATGGAACTTTAATTGCCTCTACAGGTTTACCAGAAACTTATGGTTTAAGTGCCAATGTGAATTATAAAACCGAAAAATTAAATTATTTCACAACTGCTGGATACAATTATAGAACAAATGAAGGAGCTGGTAAAACAAACTCTGAGTATTTGAATGCAGATGGAACTACAAAAAACTTCTTAGATGAAACACGTGATACTAAACGTGTTAGAAACGGATTCAATGGAAGAGCTGGAGTTGAATGGACACTTACACCGACAACTTTCTGGACAAATGCAATTAATTACCAAAATAATACTGGTGATGATCGTGATTTGATTAATTATTACAATTACGATGCAAATCGAGCTTTTACAGGAACGTCTTATCGTTTAAATAACGCTGATACAGGAAGTGAAAATGTTGAATTTACTTCGAACTTAATTAAAAATTTCAACGACAAAGGACATAAACTTACAGCTGATCTTTCTATTTCGAGAAATACAGATGATAGCAATAGTACTATTACGGCTTCTCCAAATTTTAATACAACTTTAAACGATCAAGTACAAAAGCAAGTTTTAGCACAAGTTGACTATGTGTTGCCTCTTGGAAAAGGTGGACAGTTTGAAGCAGGTTACAAAGGAAGTTTTGGAGATTTGAATAACATCTACAATGTTAGCACTCTTGATTCGAATGGTCAGAATGTGACCGATCCTAATTTATCTAATACTTTAGAATACAAAGAAAACATCAATGCGCTTTATACGCAATATGGTTTTAAAGTAAATAAATTTTCTTATTTGTTTGGTTTAAGATGGGAAGATACCAACATCCAAGTTAACTTATTAGATAATAGTGATTTCAACACTAAAAAATACAACAATTTATTTCCAAGCGCTTTTGTTAGCTACGAAATTTCAGATCAAAGTAATTTCTCTGCAAGTTATAGCAAGCGTTTATCGAGACCAAGAGGACGTTTCATGAATCCTGCCGTAAACTATGCGAGTAATATCAATATCTTTCAAGGAAATCCTGATTTAGATCCTTCTTTGACGGATAAATATGATATTGGATATATCAAAAGATGGAGTAAAGTAACTTTTAATACTTCGGCTTATTTTGAAAACACAAAAGACGTTTTCAGTTTTGTAAGATCTCCTACTGGTGATGTTGTAACTCCAGACGGTGAAGTGGTAACTCCTGCGCCAGGTGAAGTAGTTGATGGTACGCCAGTAATTAAAAGTTCTCCGATCAACTTAGGAAGAGAACAAAAATTTGGTTTTGAATTTACATTCAATTACACGCCTTACAAATGGTGGAAATTGAACAGTAACTTTAACTTCTTTAATGTAAAAACTACTGGAGAAAACAGTTATACAGATACACAAGGAAATGTGGTTGTTCAGAATTTAGATAATCAGGCGAACTCTTGGTTTGCAAGAATAAACTCTAAAGTAACCTTACCTTACAAAATTGATTGGCAATTGACTGGAATGTACAATGGAGAGCAAAAAACAGCTCAAGGTAAAAACTTAGGTCAATTCGGAATGAACACTGCTTTTAGTAAAGATGTAATGAAAGACAAAGCAACAATTGCATTTAATATTAGCGATGTTTTTAATTCTAGAAAAATGAGATCTTACACATACTTAGACAATGTAAATTCTTATAGTGAATTCCAATTCCGTAAACGCCAGTTCAATTTATCGTTTACTTACCGTTTTAATAAACCAAAAGGTGAAAGAGATAAAAACATGCCTAAAAACAATGACGGCGGCGGAGAAGGCGGAGAATTTCCAGGATAA
- the arsC gene encoding arsenate reductase (glutaredoxin) (This arsenate reductase requires both glutathione and glutaredoxin to convert arsenate to arsenite, after which the efflux transporter formed by ArsA and ArsB can extrude the arsenite from the cell, providing resistance.): protein MIQIYHNPRCGKSRNCLAFIEQSKQEFEIIPYLTETPSADELKKLLKQLNLEPIQLVRTKEKIWIENFKGKTLNEEQIINAMVENPILIERPIVVKDGKAIIGRDPDLVASFLD from the coding sequence ATGATACAAATTTATCATAATCCGAGATGCGGAAAATCAAGAAACTGTCTTGCTTTTATCGAACAATCTAAACAAGAATTTGAAATTATTCCTTACTTGACAGAAACGCCAAGTGCTGATGAACTAAAAAAACTGTTGAAACAACTTAATTTAGAGCCAATTCAGTTGGTTAGAACCAAAGAAAAAATCTGGATCGAAAACTTTAAAGGAAAAACTTTAAACGAAGAACAAATTATAAATGCGATGGTCGAAAATCCAATTTTAATAGAAAGACCTATTGTTGTAAAAGACGGAAAAGCTATAATTGGCAGAGATCCAGATCTTGTTGCTTCTTTTTTAGATTGA
- a CDS encoding CPBP family intramembrane glutamic endopeptidase, protein MFLEQGIKPENKFWKYLVGSLFIIAASFVGQIPLTAAVFYKAFSQGKAFPTTNDDVMKMFESNTTLFLVMISFVFAFAGIYFVVKYIHHQTVLSITTARPKIDWKRIWFSFFLWTFISLVSFSIVYLSSPEKFVLSFKLVPFLILVVLGSILIPIQTSTEEYVFRGYLMQGFANLARNRWFPLIMTSVIFGSMHWFNPEVVKMGNIVMIYYIGTGLFLGVITLMDEGMELALGFHAANNLVGALLVTSDWTVFQTYSIFRDLSEPSAGIDVILPVVIIYPILLFIFSKKYGWTNWKEKLTDEIKNVEVKNKKYAKLNS, encoded by the coding sequence ATGTTTTTAGAACAAGGAATTAAGCCTGAAAATAAATTTTGGAAATATCTCGTAGGATCTCTTTTTATTATAGCAGCATCTTTTGTAGGGCAAATTCCGCTTACTGCCGCAGTATTTTATAAAGCTTTTAGCCAAGGTAAGGCATTTCCAACAACAAATGATGATGTTATGAAAATGTTTGAGTCTAATACGACGCTCTTTCTTGTAATGATTTCGTTCGTTTTTGCCTTTGCAGGAATTTACTTTGTAGTTAAATATATTCATCATCAGACAGTATTATCAATAACTACGGCAAGACCAAAAATAGACTGGAAACGAATTTGGTTTTCTTTCTTTTTGTGGACTTTTATTTCGCTGGTTAGTTTTTCAATCGTTTATCTAAGCTCTCCAGAAAAATTTGTTTTAAGTTTTAAATTAGTTCCGTTTCTAATTTTAGTTGTTTTAGGTTCTATATTAATTCCGATACAAACCAGTACAGAAGAATATGTTTTTAGAGGATATTTAATGCAAGGATTTGCAAATTTGGCTAGAAATAGATGGTTTCCTCTTATTATGACTTCGGTTATTTTTGGCTCAATGCATTGGTTTAATCCTGAAGTAGTTAAAATGGGAAATATTGTAATGATATATTATATAGGAACAGGATTGTTTTTAGGGGTTATCACTTTGATGGATGAAGGAATGGAATTGGCATTAGGATTTCATGCGGCAAATAATCTTGTTGGAGCTCTTTTAGTGACCTCAGATTGGACCGTTTTTCAGACATATTCGATATTTAGAGATCTTTCAGAACCATCGGCAGGAATAGACGTGATTCTACCGGTTGTAATCATATATCCAATTTTACTTTTCATTTTTAGCAAAAAATATGGTTGGACAAATTGGAAAGAAAAATTAACAGACGAGATTAAAAATGTAGAAGTAAAAAATAAAAAGTATGCAAAACTTAACTCATAA
- a CDS encoding AMP-binding protein, with translation MQNLTHNNVHNYFKLNGYHLNAKDLCRAAYSYVKEGDAYERSIGEFFLDWFDKKNYIEMTTSGTTGLPKLVRLEKKAMIQSALATGDFFDLKPGDKALLCLPTQFIAGKMMLVRSLILGLELEVVSPSLHPLELNTTTYDFVAMVPLQVQNSINGLSKVRKLIIGGAKMDSSLEEKLLPLKTEIYETYGMTETITHIAAKRLGDSVFSILPNVKISQDDRGCLVINVATISDEAIVTNDLVELLNDQQFIFLGRIDNVINSGGVKLIPEQIEAKLTGKINSRFFVTGLPDTTLGEKLVLVIEGEKQEFPADFFDVLGKYEKPKEIVFVSKFKENENGKLLRKPTLQD, from the coding sequence ATGCAAAACTTAACTCATAACAACGTTCATAATTATTTTAAGCTAAACGGTTATCATTTAAATGCAAAAGATTTATGCCGTGCTGCCTATAGTTATGTTAAAGAAGGTGATGCTTACGAGCGTTCCATTGGTGAATTCTTTTTAGATTGGTTTGATAAAAAGAATTATATCGAAATGACAACTTCGGGAACTACCGGACTTCCAAAATTGGTAAGATTAGAAAAAAAAGCAATGATTCAGTCTGCACTTGCAACGGGCGATTTTTTCGATTTAAAACCTGGCGATAAAGCTTTATTGTGCCTTCCTACACAATTTATCGCAGGAAAAATGATGTTGGTGCGAAGTTTAATTTTAGGATTAGAACTAGAAGTTGTTTCTCCGAGTCTTCATCCGCTTGAACTAAATACAACAACATACGATTTTGTTGCGATGGTTCCGCTTCAAGTTCAAAATTCAATTAATGGACTTTCAAAAGTTCGTAAATTGATTATTGGTGGAGCTAAAATGGATTCTTCTTTAGAAGAAAAACTTTTACCTCTAAAAACAGAGATTTATGAAACCTACGGAATGACAGAAACGATTACGCATATTGCGGCAAAGCGTTTAGGAGATTCTGTTTTTTCAATTCTACCAAATGTAAAAATATCGCAAGACGACCGCGGATGTTTGGTTATCAATGTTGCAACAATTTCTGATGAAGCGATTGTAACGAATGATTTGGTAGAATTATTAAATGATCAACAATTTATTTTTTTAGGAAGAATTGACAATGTAATTAATAGTGGAGGAGTGAAGCTGATTCCTGAGCAGATTGAAGCTAAATTAACAGGGAAAATAAATAGCAGGTTTTTTGTAACTGGACTTCCAGACACTACTTTAGGAGAAAAATTAGTTTTGGTTATTGAAGGAGAAAAACAAGAATTTCCAGCAGATTTTTTTGATGTTCTTGGTAAATATGAAAAACCAAAAGAAATAGTTTTTGTTTCTAAATTTAAAGAAAACGAAAACGGAAAATTATTAAGAAAACCTACTTTACAAGATTAA